A genomic segment from Pseudopipra pipra isolate bDixPip1 chromosome 14, bDixPip1.hap1, whole genome shotgun sequence encodes:
- the NFATC3 gene encoding nuclear factor of activated T-cells, cytoplasmic 3 isoform X2: protein MTTANCGATDEFDFRLIFGEDGQPGPGPPLGPADLESDDCASIYIFNVDQPSSSVNQPICIPRHGLQSHSSPLTPPTRLQSHKNYEGTCEVPESKYSPLGGPKPFECPSIQITSISPNCHQGIEASEDELHTNGTENDYMERPSRDHLYLPLEPSYRESSLSPSPASSISSRSWFSDASSCESISHVYDDVDSELNEAAARFTLGSPLASPGGSPRGPGDESWQQPYGFGHSLSPRQSPCHSPRTSITDENWLSPRPTSRPSSRPTSPCGKRRHSSAEICYAGSLSPHHSPTPSPGHSPRGSITEDTWLNTSIHNVQGLNSGLSPFQCCTETDIPLKTRKTSEDQTATLSGKVDICPEEQGNLSSSLETAVDDCSGSQHTLKKDLPGDQFLSVPSHFTWNKPKPGHTPIFRTSSLPPLDWPLPSHYGQCELKIEVQPKTHHRAHYETEGSRGAVKASTGGHPVVKLLGYSEKPVNLQMFIGTADDRYLRPHAFYQVHRITGKTVATASQEIIIASTKVLEIPLLPENNMSASIDCAGILKLRNSDIELRKGETDIGRKNTRVRLVFRVHIPQPSGKVLSLQTASIPVECSQRSAQELPQIEKYSINSCSVNGGHEMVVTGSNFLAESKIIFFEKGQDGRPQWEVEGKIIREKCQGANIVLEVPPYHNKTITAAVQVQFYLCNGKRKKSQSQRFTYTPGNVQGLHSIRTQLPSPEQGHPHDTLLSTSPRSLVCPVQAPYTAMVTSAVSHLPHMQGRNLSPSEECHVLPPAVVQSFQVTSAPSVRPSYPPMQSNVYNGQSGLPMNSASSQGFDAISFPQDTAVPHLINLGCQALPPVQFHSSNPGSVSTSSTAGHPLAHPAHSGESSAHLPSMGYHCPSTGQGSIPSAMGLSLGQSSPQLQQVPYHSTNPASASSPSPTASHPLVHSPLSGPSSPQLQPLPYQSPSSGPTSSPPPTSHSGQHSPQAPSPALGALSAVSPLGHHSVCDSSPFAPDGAAINIKPEPEDRELNFQTIGLQDITLDDDSFISDLEYQPSGSTEKWTQHSAFMSNSYVENLEVNEIIGRDMSQISVSHGTAVASQPARACPGSLETRISDGIQ, encoded by the exons atctTGAGTCAGATGACTGTGCATCCATATACATCTTTAATGTAGACCAGCCATCGTCCTCTGTGAATCAGCCCATTTGTATTCCTCGCCATGGACTGCAATCTCACTCCTCTCCCCTGACACCTCCTACAAGACTTCAGAGCCATAAGAACTATGAGGGGACGTGTGAGGTACCAGAGTCCAAATACAGTCCACTAGGTGGACCCAAACCCTTCGAGTGCCCCAGTATTCAAATTACATCGATCTCACCCAACTGTCATCAGGGGATCGAAGCCAGTGAAGATGAACTACACACAAATGGCACAGAAAATGACTATATGGAAAGGCCTTCACGGGACCATCTCTATCTTCCTCTTGAGCCATCATACAGGGAATCATCCCTTAGTCcaagccctgccagcagcattTCATCCAGAAGTTGGTTTTCAGACGCTTCCTCTTGTGAATCCATTTCCCATGTTTATGATGATGTAGACTCAGAGCTAAATGAAGCAGCTGCTCGATTTACCCTTGGCTCTCCTTTGGCATCACCTGGTGGTTCTCCGAGAGGTCCCGGTGATGAATCATGGCAGCAGCCTTATGGATTTGGGCACTCCTTGTCACCTAGACAGTCTCCCTGTCATTCTCCTAGAACTAGTATTACAGATGAAAATTGGTTAAGCCCTAGACCAACATCAAGGCCCTCATCAAGACCTACATCCCCTTGTGGGAAACGACGACACTCCAGTGCTGAGATTTGCTatgctggttctctctctcctcACCATTCTCCAACTCCGTCACCTGGCCATTCTCCCAGAGGAAGCATAACAGAAGACACGTGGCTAAACACTTCCATCCATAATGTACAAGGCCTTAATTCTGGCCTTTCACCATTTCAGTGTTGTACAGAGACTGATATTCCTCTAAAAACAAGAAAGACCTCAGAGGATCAGACCGCCACTCTATCTGGAAAGGTCGATATCTGTCCTGAAGAGCAGGGTAACTTGTCATCATCCCTCGAAACTGCAGTAGATGATTGCTCTGGATCTCAGCACACCTTGAAAAAAGACTTGCCCGGAGACcaatttctttctgttccttcACACTTTACCTGGAACAAACCGAAGCCTGGTCATACTCCTATATTTCG CACATCTTCATTGCCACCTCTTGACTGGCCTTTACCAAGTCATTACGGGCAGTGTGAACTGAAAATAGAAGTCCAGCCTAAAACTCATCACAGAGCTCACTATGAAACAGAAGGAAGCCGAGGAGCAGTAAAAGCATCTACTGGAGGACACCCTGTAGTGAAG CTCCTGGGCTACAGTGAAAAGCCCGTGAACCTCCAAATGTTCATCGGGACAGCGGACGATCGGTACCTGCGGCCTCACGCCTTCTACCAGGTGCACCGCATCACTGGGAAAACAGTGGCGACAGCCAGTCAAGAGATCATCATTGCCAGCACCAAAGTTTTGGAAATTCCACTGCTTCCCGAAAATAATATGTCAGCCAG TATCGACTGTGCTGGTATTTTGAAGCTTCGCAATTCAGACATAGAGCTCCGGAAAGGAGAGACAGATATTGGAAGGAAGAACACCAGAGTGCGACTTGTGTTCCGTGTTCACATCCCACAGCCTAGTGGAAAAGTCTTATCTCTGCAGACTGCTTCCATCCCTGTTGAATGCT ctcaGCGGTCTGCTCAAGAGCTTCCTCAGATTGAGAAGTACAGCATCAATAGTTGCTCAGTAAATGGAGGTCATGAAATGGTGGTGACAGGATCCAATTTTCTTGCAGAAtccaaaattatattttttgaaaaaggaCAAG ATGGACGACCTCAGTGGGAGGtagaagggaaaataattaGGGAAAAGTGTCAAGGG GCAAACATCGTACTTGAAGTTCCTCCATACCATAACAAAACCATTACAGCTGCAGTTCAGGTGCAGTTTTATCTCTGCAatggcaagaggaaaaaaagtcagtctCAACGTTTTACTTATACACCAG GCAACGTCCAGGGCCTGCATTCGATCCGAACTCAGCTGCCTTCACCAGAGCAAGGGCACCCACATGACACTTTGCTGTCTACGTCACCCAGGAGCCTTGTGTGTCCTGTTCAAGCACCATATACAGCAATGGTGACCTCAGCAGTGTCCCACCTGCCACACATGCAAGGTAGAAACCTTAGTCCAAGTGAAGAGTGTCATGTTTTGCCTCCTGCTGTGGTTCAGTCTTTTCAGGTAACATCAGCACCTTCTGTGAGGCCTTCTTACCCGCCTATGCAGTCTAATGTGTACAATGGACAGTCTGGTCTTCCTATGAACTCTGCCTCCAGCCAAGGATTTGATGCTATTTCATTTCCTCAAGACACAGCTGTACCTCATTTGATAAATCTTGGCTGCCAAGCTCTACCACCAGTGCAGTTTCATTCTTCAAATCCAGGTTCTGTGTCAACATCAAGTACAGCAGGGCACCCATTGGCACATCCAGCTCATTCAGGAGAGTCATCTGCTCACCTGCCATCAATGGGATACCACTGCCCAAGCACTGGGCAGGGCTCCATCCCTTCTGCAATGGGTCTCTCCCTTGGGCAGTcttctccccagctgcagcaAGTCCCATACCATTCTACAAATCCGGCATCCGCTTCATCCCCGTCCCCGACAGCTTCCCACCCATTGGTCCACTCGCCGCTGTCTGGACCTTCCTCCCCGCAGCTACAGCCTCTGCCTTACCAGTCTCCAAGCTCGGGccccacctcctcccccccacccaCTAGTCACTCAGGCCAGCACTCCCCCCaggcccccagccctgccctgggggctctcagcGCTGTGTCACCCCTCGGGCACCACTCTGTGTGCGACTCATCTCCGTTTGCACCCGATGGGGCAGCTATTAACATTAAACCCGAACCTGAGGATCGAGAGCTGAATTTTCAAACCATAGGACTACAAGACATCACACTAGATGACG
- the NFATC3 gene encoding nuclear factor of activated T-cells, cytoplasmic 3 isoform X3, whose amino-acid sequence MTTANCGATDEFDFRLIFGEDGQPGPGPPLGPADLESDDCASIYIFNVDQPSSSVNQPICIPRHGLQSHSSPLTPPTRLQSHKNYEGTCEVPESKYSPLGGPKPFECPSIQITSISPNCHQGIEASEDELHTNGTENDYMERPSRDHLYLPLEPSYRESSLSPSPASSISSRSWFSDASSCESISHVYDDVDSELNEAAARFTLGSPLASPGGSPRGPGDESWQQPYGFGHSLSPRQSPCHSPRTSITDENWLSPRPTSRPSSRPTSPCGKRRHSSAEICYAGSLSPHHSPTPSPGHSPRGSITEDTWLNTSIHNVQGLNSGLSPFQCCTETDIPLKTRKTSEDQTATLSGKVDICPEEQGNLSSSLETAVDDCSGSQHTLKKDLPGDQFLSVPSHFTWNKPKPGHTPIFRTSSLPPLDWPLPSHYGQCELKIEVQPKTHHRAHYETEGSRGAVKASTGGHPVVKLLGYSEKPVNLQMFIGTADDRYLRPHAFYQVHRITGKTVATASQEIIIASTKVLEIPLLPENNMSASIDCAGILKLRNSDIELRKGETDIGRKNTRVRLVFRVHIPQPSGKVLSLQTASIPVECSQRSAQELPQIEKYSINSCSVNGGHEMVVTGSNFLAESKIIFFEKGQDGRPQWEVEGKIIREKCQGANIVLEVPPYHNKTITAAVQVQFYLCNGKRKKSQSQRFTYTPVIMKQEHRDEVDLSAVPSLALPHTGNVQGLHSIRTQLPSPEQGHPHDTLLSTSPRSLVCPVQAPYTAMVTSAVSHLPHMQGRNLSPSEECHVLPPAVVQSFQVTSAPSVRPSYPPMQSNVYNGQSGLPMNSASSQGFDAISFPQDTAVPHLINLGCQALPPVQFHSSNPGSVSTSSTAGHPLAHPAHSGESSAHLPSMGYHCPSTGQGSIPSAMGLSLGQSSPQLQQVPYHSTNPASASSPSPTASHPLVHSPLSGPSSPQLQPLPYQSPSSGPTSSPPPTSHSGQHSPQAPSPALGALSAVSPLGHHSVCDSSPFAPDGAAINIKPEPEDRELNFQTIGLQDITLDDDSFISDLEYQPSGSTEKWTQHSAFMSNSYVENLEVEELEILMPKVL is encoded by the exons atctTGAGTCAGATGACTGTGCATCCATATACATCTTTAATGTAGACCAGCCATCGTCCTCTGTGAATCAGCCCATTTGTATTCCTCGCCATGGACTGCAATCTCACTCCTCTCCCCTGACACCTCCTACAAGACTTCAGAGCCATAAGAACTATGAGGGGACGTGTGAGGTACCAGAGTCCAAATACAGTCCACTAGGTGGACCCAAACCCTTCGAGTGCCCCAGTATTCAAATTACATCGATCTCACCCAACTGTCATCAGGGGATCGAAGCCAGTGAAGATGAACTACACACAAATGGCACAGAAAATGACTATATGGAAAGGCCTTCACGGGACCATCTCTATCTTCCTCTTGAGCCATCATACAGGGAATCATCCCTTAGTCcaagccctgccagcagcattTCATCCAGAAGTTGGTTTTCAGACGCTTCCTCTTGTGAATCCATTTCCCATGTTTATGATGATGTAGACTCAGAGCTAAATGAAGCAGCTGCTCGATTTACCCTTGGCTCTCCTTTGGCATCACCTGGTGGTTCTCCGAGAGGTCCCGGTGATGAATCATGGCAGCAGCCTTATGGATTTGGGCACTCCTTGTCACCTAGACAGTCTCCCTGTCATTCTCCTAGAACTAGTATTACAGATGAAAATTGGTTAAGCCCTAGACCAACATCAAGGCCCTCATCAAGACCTACATCCCCTTGTGGGAAACGACGACACTCCAGTGCTGAGATTTGCTatgctggttctctctctcctcACCATTCTCCAACTCCGTCACCTGGCCATTCTCCCAGAGGAAGCATAACAGAAGACACGTGGCTAAACACTTCCATCCATAATGTACAAGGCCTTAATTCTGGCCTTTCACCATTTCAGTGTTGTACAGAGACTGATATTCCTCTAAAAACAAGAAAGACCTCAGAGGATCAGACCGCCACTCTATCTGGAAAGGTCGATATCTGTCCTGAAGAGCAGGGTAACTTGTCATCATCCCTCGAAACTGCAGTAGATGATTGCTCTGGATCTCAGCACACCTTGAAAAAAGACTTGCCCGGAGACcaatttctttctgttccttcACACTTTACCTGGAACAAACCGAAGCCTGGTCATACTCCTATATTTCG CACATCTTCATTGCCACCTCTTGACTGGCCTTTACCAAGTCATTACGGGCAGTGTGAACTGAAAATAGAAGTCCAGCCTAAAACTCATCACAGAGCTCACTATGAAACAGAAGGAAGCCGAGGAGCAGTAAAAGCATCTACTGGAGGACACCCTGTAGTGAAG CTCCTGGGCTACAGTGAAAAGCCCGTGAACCTCCAAATGTTCATCGGGACAGCGGACGATCGGTACCTGCGGCCTCACGCCTTCTACCAGGTGCACCGCATCACTGGGAAAACAGTGGCGACAGCCAGTCAAGAGATCATCATTGCCAGCACCAAAGTTTTGGAAATTCCACTGCTTCCCGAAAATAATATGTCAGCCAG TATCGACTGTGCTGGTATTTTGAAGCTTCGCAATTCAGACATAGAGCTCCGGAAAGGAGAGACAGATATTGGAAGGAAGAACACCAGAGTGCGACTTGTGTTCCGTGTTCACATCCCACAGCCTAGTGGAAAAGTCTTATCTCTGCAGACTGCTTCCATCCCTGTTGAATGCT ctcaGCGGTCTGCTCAAGAGCTTCCTCAGATTGAGAAGTACAGCATCAATAGTTGCTCAGTAAATGGAGGTCATGAAATGGTGGTGACAGGATCCAATTTTCTTGCAGAAtccaaaattatattttttgaaaaaggaCAAG ATGGACGACCTCAGTGGGAGGtagaagggaaaataattaGGGAAAAGTGTCAAGGG GCAAACATCGTACTTGAAGTTCCTCCATACCATAACAAAACCATTACAGCTGCAGTTCAGGTGCAGTTTTATCTCTGCAatggcaagaggaaaaaaagtcagtctCAACGTTTTACTTATACACCAG TTATAATGAAGCAAGAGCACAGAGATGAGGTGGATCTGTCTGCTGTTCCATCTCTGGCCCTTCCACACACAGGCAACGTCCAGGGCCTGCATTCGATCCGAACTCAGCTGCCTTCACCAGAGCAAGGGCACCCACATGACACTTTGCTGTCTACGTCACCCAGGAGCCTTGTGTGTCCTGTTCAAGCACCATATACAGCAATGGTGACCTCAGCAGTGTCCCACCTGCCACACATGCAAGGTAGAAACCTTAGTCCAAGTGAAGAGTGTCATGTTTTGCCTCCTGCTGTGGTTCAGTCTTTTCAGGTAACATCAGCACCTTCTGTGAGGCCTTCTTACCCGCCTATGCAGTCTAATGTGTACAATGGACAGTCTGGTCTTCCTATGAACTCTGCCTCCAGCCAAGGATTTGATGCTATTTCATTTCCTCAAGACACAGCTGTACCTCATTTGATAAATCTTGGCTGCCAAGCTCTACCACCAGTGCAGTTTCATTCTTCAAATCCAGGTTCTGTGTCAACATCAAGTACAGCAGGGCACCCATTGGCACATCCAGCTCATTCAGGAGAGTCATCTGCTCACCTGCCATCAATGGGATACCACTGCCCAAGCACTGGGCAGGGCTCCATCCCTTCTGCAATGGGTCTCTCCCTTGGGCAGTcttctccccagctgcagcaAGTCCCATACCATTCTACAAATCCGGCATCCGCTTCATCCCCGTCCCCGACAGCTTCCCACCCATTGGTCCACTCGCCGCTGTCTGGACCTTCCTCCCCGCAGCTACAGCCTCTGCCTTACCAGTCTCCAAGCTCGGGccccacctcctcccccccacccaCTAGTCACTCAGGCCAGCACTCCCCCCaggcccccagccctgccctgggggctctcagcGCTGTGTCACCCCTCGGGCACCACTCTGTGTGCGACTCATCTCCGTTTGCACCCGATGGGGCAGCTATTAACATTAAACCCGAACCTGAGGATCGAGAGCTGAATTTTCAAACCATAGGACTACAAGACATCACACTAGATGACG